From Pan paniscus chromosome 9, NHGRI_mPanPan1-v2.0_pri, whole genome shotgun sequence, the proteins below share one genomic window:
- the FGF19 gene encoding fibroblast growth factor 19: MRSGCVVVHVWILAGLWLAVAGRPLAFSDAGPHVHYGWGDPIRLRHLYTSGPHGLSSCFLRIRADGVVDCARGQSAHSLLEIKAVALRTVAIKGVHSVRYLCMGADGKMQGLLQYSEEDCAFEEEIRPDGYNVYRSEKHRLPVSLSSAKQRQLYKNRGFLPLSHFLPMLPMVPEEPEDLRGHLESDMFSSPLETDSMDPFGLVTGLEAVRSPSFEK, translated from the exons ATGCGGAGCGGGTGTGTGGTGGTCCACGTCTGGATCCTGGCCGGCCTCTGGCTGGCCGTGGCCGGGCGCCCCCTCGCCTTCTCGGACGCGGGGCCCCACGTGCACTACGGCTGGGGCGACCCCATCCGCCTGCGGCACCTGTACACCTCCGGCCCCCACGGGCTCTCCAGCTGCTTCCTGCGCATCCGTGCCGACGGCGTCGTGGACTGCGCGCGGGGCCAGAGCGCGCACA GTTTGCTGGAGATCAAGGCAGTCGCTCTGCGGACCGTGGCCATCAAGGGCGTGCACAGCGTGCGGTACCTGTGCATGGGCGCCGACGGCAAGATGCAGGGGCTG CTTCAGTACTCGGAGGAAGACTGTGCTTTCGAGGAGGAGATCCGCCCAGATGGCTACAATGTGTACCGATCCGAGAAGCACCGCCTCCCGGTCTCCCTGAGCAGTGCCAAACAGCGGCAGCTGTACAAGAACAGAGGCTTTCTTCCACTCTCTCATTTCCTGCCCATGCTGCCCATGGTCCCAGAGGAGCCTGAGGACCTCAGGGGCCACTTGGAATCTGACATGTTCTCTTCGCCCCTGGAGACCGACAGCATGGACCCATTTGGGCTTGTCACCGGACTGGAGGCCGTGAGGAGTCCCAGCTTTGAGAAGTAA